One Clavelina lepadiformis chromosome 1, kaClaLepa1.1, whole genome shotgun sequence genomic region harbors:
- the LOC143462327 gene encoding proton channel OTOP2-like isoform X2, with amino-acid sequence MTADAETQEENNEQPNAQTTSYKDFSENKNKHADKSGLTSTTFATKSTFGLRTEQQIDQVDENHYVFRRGSTQIHVQTYAASSASDVIDESDEESLKHSSITLFSILLGMLILIITLVIKLSSSITNRVDYYVSQVYVLTLFAMGFTWTSYYSFVGLLRHGLQLKFSKNNQSSNRWLKGVVILFGFGIVLKDGLEFLSYLAVDISQCKQNQISAALSMLNILFVLSQVRYLFRFSKVYIRNCNGGSRTGLMYIISVNLSIWIMAIIDETLHALNSSSSSDDTHDEHEESTTHIQTATQIWNGSGAAELKSSSEHGSDDSCTCHTDFCNIVDIAEKFLFPFVIEFSLVASCLLYVTWSNVGKQPPPCEGVVKPSYKLHNSYSGMFFGAVVFFTCVIFIILLGTSSSNDADKDYFTESQQLVLYNSFLIGVESCMLLACIAGFYLFLRNRRPLEESLMLDKVLLMICLLGPLTLNMFSLTAVITGSENKIPTWSLTVVQPLIDIIQSILQIILILYGLRREPVTSASSKEIAADLRHGIHEHLRRHNSDDGQQSSSTVTFNNKTYLRSRRNSITSVVSRLANAQAQQNLTVDIAGLHGHLPQTNQAFVADEEIKRRVEIQETPQIVITSEDDDSVQEQNNGLEDKTQDTVNRDDELRDIEASNNELPLEKQAIYKIVSETRLARPTGERLVVRGVILFLLICNATLWLFMSLDGTAFTVYTFQSIFYGEGAWTTILMICRPLNIFFRMHSAGCLFEIWSFA; translated from the exons ATGACAGCAGATGCAGAGACACAAGAAGAAAATAACGAACAACCAAACGCCCAGACAA CTTCCTATAAGGATTTCAgcgaaaacaaaaataagcaTGCTGATAAAAGTGGACTAACTAGTACAACGTTTGCCACGAAATCTACATTCGGCCTACGAACTGAGCAACAGATAGATCAGGTGGATGAAAATCACTACGTATTTAGACGTGGATCCACCCAAATACACGTCCA GACTTACGCGGCTTCATCTGCCAGTGATGTAATCGACGAGTCGGATGAGGAATCTCTGAAACATTCCTCTATTACCCTGTTTTCAATTCTTTTGGGGATGCTAATTCTTATCATTACCTTGGTTATCAAACTGTCTTCGTCCATCACAAATAGG GTTGACTATTACGTCTCACAAGTATacgttttaactttatttgcaaTGGGTTTCACGTGGACGTCTTATTACAGCTTTGTTGGATTGCTGAGACATGGTTTACAGTTGAAGTTTTCGAAGAATAATCAGAGCAGCAACCGTTGGCTGAAAG GTGTGGTTATTTTGTTTGGATTTGGTATTGTCCTAAAAGATGGCTTGGAATTCCTATCTTATCTGGCAGTAGATATATCTCAGTGCaagcaaaatcaaatttcagcAGCCCTGTCAATGctcaatattttatttgttctcAGTCAAGTGAGGTACCTATTCCGCTTCTCAAAGGTGTATATCAGAAACTGCAACGGAGGCTCCAG AACCGGACTAATGTACATAATATCAGTCAACTTGTCAATATGGATAATGGCAATTATTGATGAAACCCTGCATGCTCTTAATTCATCAAGCAGTTCGGATGATACCCATGATGAGCACGAAG AAAGCACAACTCATATACAAACCGCCACACAAATTTGGAATGGTAGTGGTGCCGCGGAGCTTAAATCCTCTTCAGAGCATGGTTCAG ATGATTCTTGTACATGCCACACTGACTTTTGCAACATTGTTGATATAGCAGAAAAATTCTTATTTCCATTCGTCATAGAATTTAGCTTAGTTGCCTCATGTCTACTTTACGTCACTTGGAGTAACGTTGGAAAGCAACCGCCACCGTGTGAAGGCGTGGTAAAGCCAAGTTACAAACTTCATAACTCCTATTCAG gGATGTTTTTCGGAGCGGTAGTGTTTTTTACCTGCGTTATTTTCATCATACTTCTCGGGACGTCCAGCTCTAACGATGCTGATAAAGATTATTTTACCGAATCGCAGCAACTGGTTTTGTACAACTCATTTCTG ATTGGTGTCGAGTCTTGTATGCTGCTTGCTTGCATTGCTGGATTCTATCTGTTTTTGCGCAACAGACGACCTTTGGAGGAATCACTAATGTTGGATAAAGTGCTGCTAATGATTTGCTTGCTTGGTCCGTTGACTCTTAACATGTTCTCCTTGACCGCGGTCATTACCGGTTCCGAAAATAAAATACCGACATGGTCGCTAACCGTAGTCCAACCGTTGATTGATATCATTCAAAGTATATTGCAG ATCATCTTAATATTGTATGGATTGAGAAGAGAACCGGTTACTTCCGCAAGTTCCAAAGAAATAGCTGCTGATCTACGACATGG GATTCATGAACATTTGAGACGGCATAATTCCGACGATGGACAACAGTCAAGCAGTACCGTTACatttaacaacaaaacatatcTCCGAAGCCGCCGAAACTCGATCACTTCTGTCGTTTCGAGATTAGCTAACGCTCAGGCTCAACAGAATTTAACAGTGGATATCGCTGGACTCCATGGACACCTGCCGCAAACAAACCAAGCTTTCGTGGCGGACGAAGAAATAAAACGCCGTGTTGAAATTCAAGAAACACCACAAATCGTAATTACCAGTGAAGATGATGATTCGGTACAAGAGCAAAATAATGGATTGGAGGATAAAACGCAGGATACTGTGAATCGCGATGACGAACTTCGAGACATCGAAGCATCAAACAATGAACTTCCCCTGGAAAAGCAAGCTATCTACAAGATTGTATCCGAAACACGATTGGCGAGACCGACCGGAGAAAGGCTTGTTGTGCGTGGAGTTATCCTTTTTCTTCTGATATGCAATGCTACCTTGTGGTTATTCATGTCTCTCGATGGCACCGCATTCACTGTATACACATTCCAATCGATATTCTACGGTGAGGGGGCTTGGACTACTATTCTCATGATATGTCGTccattaaacatattttttcgaATGCACTCCGCCGGCTGCCTTTTTGAAATCTGGTCCTTTGCATAG
- the LOC143462327 gene encoding proton channel OTOP2-like isoform X1 codes for MDYLMHRVTTDTASQVELTLHESNMTADAETQEENNEQPNAQTTSYKDFSENKNKHADKSGLTSTTFATKSTFGLRTEQQIDQVDENHYVFRRGSTQIHVQTYAASSASDVIDESDEESLKHSSITLFSILLGMLILIITLVIKLSSSITNRVDYYVSQVYVLTLFAMGFTWTSYYSFVGLLRHGLQLKFSKNNQSSNRWLKGVVILFGFGIVLKDGLEFLSYLAVDISQCKQNQISAALSMLNILFVLSQVRYLFRFSKVYIRNCNGGSRTGLMYIISVNLSIWIMAIIDETLHALNSSSSSDDTHDEHEESTTHIQTATQIWNGSGAAELKSSSEHGSDDSCTCHTDFCNIVDIAEKFLFPFVIEFSLVASCLLYVTWSNVGKQPPPCEGVVKPSYKLHNSYSGMFFGAVVFFTCVIFIILLGTSSSNDADKDYFTESQQLVLYNSFLIGVESCMLLACIAGFYLFLRNRRPLEESLMLDKVLLMICLLGPLTLNMFSLTAVITGSENKIPTWSLTVVQPLIDIIQSILQIILILYGLRREPVTSASSKEIAADLRHGIHEHLRRHNSDDGQQSSSTVTFNNKTYLRSRRNSITSVVSRLANAQAQQNLTVDIAGLHGHLPQTNQAFVADEEIKRRVEIQETPQIVITSEDDDSVQEQNNGLEDKTQDTVNRDDELRDIEASNNELPLEKQAIYKIVSETRLARPTGERLVVRGVILFLLICNATLWLFMSLDGTAFTVYTFQSIFYGEGAWTTILMICRPLNIFFRMHSAGCLFEIWSFA; via the exons gaTACAGCAAGTCAAGTGGAGCTTACTCTACACGAGTCCAATATGACAGCAGATGCAGAGACACAAGAAGAAAATAACGAACAACCAAACGCCCAGACAA CTTCCTATAAGGATTTCAgcgaaaacaaaaataagcaTGCTGATAAAAGTGGACTAACTAGTACAACGTTTGCCACGAAATCTACATTCGGCCTACGAACTGAGCAACAGATAGATCAGGTGGATGAAAATCACTACGTATTTAGACGTGGATCCACCCAAATACACGTCCA GACTTACGCGGCTTCATCTGCCAGTGATGTAATCGACGAGTCGGATGAGGAATCTCTGAAACATTCCTCTATTACCCTGTTTTCAATTCTTTTGGGGATGCTAATTCTTATCATTACCTTGGTTATCAAACTGTCTTCGTCCATCACAAATAGG GTTGACTATTACGTCTCACAAGTATacgttttaactttatttgcaaTGGGTTTCACGTGGACGTCTTATTACAGCTTTGTTGGATTGCTGAGACATGGTTTACAGTTGAAGTTTTCGAAGAATAATCAGAGCAGCAACCGTTGGCTGAAAG GTGTGGTTATTTTGTTTGGATTTGGTATTGTCCTAAAAGATGGCTTGGAATTCCTATCTTATCTGGCAGTAGATATATCTCAGTGCaagcaaaatcaaatttcagcAGCCCTGTCAATGctcaatattttatttgttctcAGTCAAGTGAGGTACCTATTCCGCTTCTCAAAGGTGTATATCAGAAACTGCAACGGAGGCTCCAG AACCGGACTAATGTACATAATATCAGTCAACTTGTCAATATGGATAATGGCAATTATTGATGAAACCCTGCATGCTCTTAATTCATCAAGCAGTTCGGATGATACCCATGATGAGCACGAAG AAAGCACAACTCATATACAAACCGCCACACAAATTTGGAATGGTAGTGGTGCCGCGGAGCTTAAATCCTCTTCAGAGCATGGTTCAG ATGATTCTTGTACATGCCACACTGACTTTTGCAACATTGTTGATATAGCAGAAAAATTCTTATTTCCATTCGTCATAGAATTTAGCTTAGTTGCCTCATGTCTACTTTACGTCACTTGGAGTAACGTTGGAAAGCAACCGCCACCGTGTGAAGGCGTGGTAAAGCCAAGTTACAAACTTCATAACTCCTATTCAG gGATGTTTTTCGGAGCGGTAGTGTTTTTTACCTGCGTTATTTTCATCATACTTCTCGGGACGTCCAGCTCTAACGATGCTGATAAAGATTATTTTACCGAATCGCAGCAACTGGTTTTGTACAACTCATTTCTG ATTGGTGTCGAGTCTTGTATGCTGCTTGCTTGCATTGCTGGATTCTATCTGTTTTTGCGCAACAGACGACCTTTGGAGGAATCACTAATGTTGGATAAAGTGCTGCTAATGATTTGCTTGCTTGGTCCGTTGACTCTTAACATGTTCTCCTTGACCGCGGTCATTACCGGTTCCGAAAATAAAATACCGACATGGTCGCTAACCGTAGTCCAACCGTTGATTGATATCATTCAAAGTATATTGCAG ATCATCTTAATATTGTATGGATTGAGAAGAGAACCGGTTACTTCCGCAAGTTCCAAAGAAATAGCTGCTGATCTACGACATGG GATTCATGAACATTTGAGACGGCATAATTCCGACGATGGACAACAGTCAAGCAGTACCGTTACatttaacaacaaaacatatcTCCGAAGCCGCCGAAACTCGATCACTTCTGTCGTTTCGAGATTAGCTAACGCTCAGGCTCAACAGAATTTAACAGTGGATATCGCTGGACTCCATGGACACCTGCCGCAAACAAACCAAGCTTTCGTGGCGGACGAAGAAATAAAACGCCGTGTTGAAATTCAAGAAACACCACAAATCGTAATTACCAGTGAAGATGATGATTCGGTACAAGAGCAAAATAATGGATTGGAGGATAAAACGCAGGATACTGTGAATCGCGATGACGAACTTCGAGACATCGAAGCATCAAACAATGAACTTCCCCTGGAAAAGCAAGCTATCTACAAGATTGTATCCGAAACACGATTGGCGAGACCGACCGGAGAAAGGCTTGTTGTGCGTGGAGTTATCCTTTTTCTTCTGATATGCAATGCTACCTTGTGGTTATTCATGTCTCTCGATGGCACCGCATTCACTGTATACACATTCCAATCGATATTCTACGGTGAGGGGGCTTGGACTACTATTCTCATGATATGTCGTccattaaacatattttttcgaATGCACTCCGCCGGCTGCCTTTTTGAAATCTGGTCCTTTGCATAG